The Gemmatimonas phototrophica region GTTTCCGCTGTGCTTCGCCGTGCCGAGCAACGGCAGCTTTTCATTCTCGCGACCTTCGATATCGAGGCCGCTCACTTCCGACTCGTTGAACGTGTAGTTCGCATACACGCCAAGGTAGCGGAGAATTCCCGGAAGGAAATCGAGCTGGCGCTGCGCGGCCACTTCGATACCAGTCAACGTGGCTTCCGGACCGTTCCGCGGCGTGCTGATCTGCGAGAAGGTCTGGCCGGTCACGGCGTCACGCGCTTGGAACTGCGTGAAATTGAAGATGAAATCGGTAATGCGCTTGTGAAAGACACCAGCCGACAGCAAGCCGACGTTTTCGAAGTAGCGCTCGGCCATGAAATCAAAATTCATGGCACGCGTGGGCTTGAGGTTCGGATTGCCAGTGGCGAGCTCGTTGTCTTCGAGGCTGATCTCGCGATACGGCACCAGATCGAAGTAGTTCGGGCGCGCCAAGGTGTTGGTCCAGGCGGCACGGAATACCGTGTTGCGGGACTGCTCCCAGCGAACATTCACGCTGGGCAAGACATCGGTGTAGGTCTGGCTTCCGGTCGTCGGAGATACCGCGTCGTTGTCAACATTGTACTGAAAGCCACGGTAGTCGATGTTCGTGTTCTCAACGCGCACGCCGGCAATAAGGCTGAGGCCATTGCCAAACAGCTGTTCCAGCATGCCATACCCGCCCGTGACGCGCTCTTCGGCGTCGAAGTTGCCGGCGGCGTACTCACCGGGCTGATCGGCCAGACGGAACTGGCTGCTGTTGAAGAGATCCAACTTCGACAGATACTCCGGCGTTGAGAACGTACCGTAGGCGTAATTGCCAGCCAGATTATTGTCGACCGTGTAGTCGCCCGAACCAGTCAACCCCAAGTTCGCAAATGCACTTCCCGTTACCGGTGTGGCGAAGTTGTAGCTGTTATCGCGCAGCTTTTCCTTGCCGCGGTACCGTGCTCCGAACTTGAGGCGCGAAGCCTTTTCCCCTTCACGCAACGGGAGCAGCAGGTCGATACGGCCGTTCATGTCCCGGTCTTCCGTGAAGCTTTCCAGCTGCTCAATACGACGGAAGGTGAATGCGGTCGGCGCAACCTGCGCTGGATTCGTGGCGCTGAACTGCGGGTTCTGCTGGTCGGTGTAGTTGGGCTGGATGCTCACATTGCGCGAGCGCCAGTCAATGTAGCGCTCGTCCGGCCGCGTTTCCGAGGCTGCCGCCATGCTGCCGGACCACGTCAACGTTGCCTTGTTGGCAATCAGGTGCTCACCCGACAGTTGGCTGCTCCACATGCGCTGGTCTTCGAGTCGCGTTGCTTTGACGCGAGGGTCTGGTCCACCGCCCTTGGTCTGCCGGCGGATTTCCGTGTTCTGAATGCCGCTCGCATTCGGTGCGCCCAGGATGTAGCGCGCGCGGAACCGATTCTCCCAGTCATCGCGGCTGTTGTACAGCGACCGCCACATGATGGTGTTCGCTTCGTTGAACTTGTAGTCGAGTCCCAAGGACGCGGACCGACGGGTACGCTGAACATCGTAGCGGCGAAGGTCAAACTGGTTCATGTAGGGGGAACCAGTGCTCGTTCTGTCCCACGTGCCTTCTTTATTGTCCGACCCGAACTGCTGGTCAAAATACGAGGCGCTACCAATCACGCCGAGGCGGTTGTCAAAGAAACGATTGCCCGCAACGACTCCACCAACCACGACCGGCTTTTCACGGATGAAGTTGTAACCGGAGCCAACCGTGGTAGACAGGCGGAATCCGGCCGGCGCAGCACGGGTGACCACGTTTACGGCGCCGCCGATAGCGTCGGCGTCCATATCGGGAGTGAGTGTCTTGCTCACCTCAACGGCCTGGACCATGTCCGCCGGTACCAGGTCGAGCTGCACTTCACGCACCTCGGCCTCCGCTGACGGAACACGCTCGCCATTGACCAGCACAGAGTTGAATCTTGGTTCGGTTCCGCGGATGGAGCCGAAGCGCGCTTCACCCTGGTCAAGGGCCACCGTAACGCCCGGGATGCGCTTCAACGCATCGCCAAGGTTGGCATCTGGAAAGCGTCCGATCTGATCCGCCGCGATCACATTGCCAACCGTTGTGGCTGCTTTCTGCTGGTTCAGCGCCGCCGCCTGGCCAGTACGGGTGGCCACTACCACCACTTCACCGAGTTGGGTTTTGGCCGCTGACAACTTGAAGTTCGCGGTCGCTGTCTTCCCGTTTTCCACACGGACGCGAAGGGTAGCAGCGGTGTAGCCCAGATACCGGGCCGTCAAGGCATACTCACCGGCCGCCACAGCGGGCACGATGAAACGACCGGACCGATCGGTCTGCACGGTGCGGCTGATTGACGCAATAGAGATACTGGCGCCGGTGAGTGAGAGGCCGCTTGCGGAGTCAACCACGGTACCAGCAAGGGTACCTTGGGCCTGCGCCGTAGCCGCTGGTAGCAGCAGGAGAGCCGCGCCAAGCGCGACTGATGGCAAACAGAAACGTGACATATGTGTGGCAGGAGGGAGACA contains the following coding sequences:
- a CDS encoding TonB-dependent receptor, whose amino-acid sequence is MSRFCLPSVALGAALLLLPAATAQAQGTLAGTVVDSASGLSLTGASISIASISRTVQTDRSGRFIVPAVAAGEYALTARYLGYTAATLRVRVENGKTATANFKLSAAKTQLGEVVVVATRTGQAAALNQQKAATTVGNVIAADQIGRFPDANLGDALKRIPGVTVALDQGEARFGSIRGTEPRFNSVLVNGERVPSAEAEVREVQLDLVPADMVQAVEVSKTLTPDMDADAIGGAVNVVTRAAPAGFRLSTTVGSGYNFIREKPVVVGGVVAGNRFFDNRLGVIGSASYFDQQFGSDNKEGTWDRTSTGSPYMNQFDLRRYDVQRTRRSASLGLDYKFNEANTIMWRSLYNSRDDWENRFRARYILGAPNASGIQNTEIRRQTKGGGPDPRVKATRLEDQRMWSSQLSGEHLIANKATLTWSGSMAAASETRPDERYIDWRSRNVSIQPNYTDQQNPQFSATNPAQVAPTAFTFRRIEQLESFTEDRDMNGRIDLLLPLREGEKASRLKFGARYRGKEKLRDNSYNFATPVTGSAFANLGLTGSGDYTVDNNLAGNYAYGTFSTPEYLSKLDLFNSSQFRLADQPGEYAAGNFDAEERVTGGYGMLEQLFGNGLSLIAGVRVENTNIDYRGFQYNVDNDAVSPTTGSQTYTDVLPSVNVRWEQSRNTVFRAAWTNTLARPNYFDLVPYREISLEDNELATGNPNLKPTRAMNFDFMAERYFENVGLLSAGVFHKRITDFIFNFTQFQARDAVTGQTFSQISTPRNGPEATLTGIEVAAQRQLDFLPGILRYLGVYANYTFNESEVSGLDIEGRENEKLPLLGTAKHSGNLSLSFDSKRFTARVAMNYQSESLDAGEGGYNEDAFFDRWADRRTDIDANATFQITSKSRFFLDANNLNNRPLRYFQGNRGRLMQDEFYGRRIQTGFKFDF